The proteins below come from a single Chryseobacterium capnotolerans genomic window:
- a CDS encoding reprolysin-like metallopeptidase, producing the protein MKKKIILVCTLALSLTGLQAQRWMPVSEKVTPIRKEVKIEYAYKFDLASLRETLKNAPEAGTGGAPIVVSLPMANGKIERFSVYSSPTVAKTMAERYELGAYSGVGIDNPNKQIRFTTAPNDFQSMLFDSNTGKYEFIEPMNKEKDIYGVFYKSDRSSEDPFECKVSEPEALKKQMNKLASTKNVLNGFKNPNKNNEQKYRTYRIAISVNGEYTQLAGGVPQAAARINATMHRVNGVFEKDFGIHMIVQDFPQIIFTDPATDPYSNVIATTNPTTGAISYSAPGAWNLQVQQTLSNTVGVGNDAYDIGHFFGHRGGGGSAGDVGNVCRNPEDNDDDTSKGAGITSPNIVDQPFGDTYDIDFVAHEIGHQFGAAHTMSIALHGAHMEPGSGSTIMGYAGITNYNVQMNSDAYFHTKNIEEVAEYTNFVTCGTITPVANTPPVIQPMASRMIPKGTPFLLTASATDAQNDPITYTWEQYDLTASAFGPVNASRNNGANFRSIMPTTSPTRYFPKLSNVLNNTPSSTSWETVSNVPRTLNFKVTARDNNPNFDQQQTQSSLMKVDVGNEGPFRVTSTTVYKNTPAAITWDVVNTNNAPYNVQNVKIDYTIDNGATWTVITPSTPNDGAEPFAFNSLATGTSVKIRVSAIDHIFYALGTATVADASAACSTAAPTGITVTGITRNSASVKWNALQDATYSLQYRPTGTATWTTVPVTTNSYNISNLTEATQYEVQIATKCGVVPGDFSASSVFTTASLTKCTPTVAGNNGAGGNFNLAGFISNVTVTGAGMNPVSNTSAASIYTDYTTDPSKLITLKAGTAGNSISITKSWPTASQYYSGVTAWIDFNRDGFFSSTEMIYSSEANSLPLASGTFPVPADAYTGGNVMMRVAYSYAQAPSSACSNVQYGEFEDYPVNIQAQLSTNDVVKDKASIQIYPNPVTDVLNVTQISSKATFSITNMVGQKVMSGQISDNKISVSRLSTGAYIISIEDKGTTSNLKFVKK; encoded by the coding sequence ATGAAAAAGAAAATTATTCTTGTTTGCACTCTAGCTTTAAGCTTGACAGGTTTACAGGCACAACGCTGGATGCCAGTGTCTGAAAAAGTAACTCCTATAAGGAAAGAAGTCAAAATTGAATATGCTTATAAGTTTGATCTTGCTTCCTTGAGAGAAACTTTAAAAAATGCTCCGGAAGCAGGAACGGGAGGAGCTCCAATAGTTGTTTCCTTACCTATGGCTAATGGAAAAATCGAAAGATTTTCTGTTTACAGTTCTCCAACAGTTGCTAAAACAATGGCAGAGAGATATGAATTGGGAGCTTATTCCGGAGTAGGAATAGACAATCCTAATAAGCAGATCAGATTTACTACAGCTCCTAATGATTTCCAATCGATGTTGTTTGATTCTAACACAGGGAAATATGAATTCATAGAGCCAATGAACAAAGAAAAGGATATCTATGGGGTATTCTATAAGTCAGACAGATCCAGTGAAGATCCTTTTGAATGTAAAGTTTCTGAACCTGAAGCCTTAAAAAAGCAAATGAATAAGCTGGCGAGTACAAAAAATGTTCTGAACGGCTTCAAAAATCCTAATAAAAATAACGAACAAAAATATAGAACTTACAGAATTGCAATCTCTGTAAACGGTGAATATACTCAACTTGCAGGAGGTGTTCCTCAGGCAGCAGCTCGTATCAATGCTACAATGCACAGAGTAAATGGAGTATTTGAGAAAGATTTTGGTATTCACATGATTGTTCAGGATTTCCCTCAAATAATATTTACAGATCCAGCTACAGATCCTTATTCTAATGTTATTGCAACTACAAACCCAACTACTGGAGCAATATCATACAGCGCTCCTGGAGCATGGAATTTACAGGTTCAACAGACTCTTAGCAATACGGTAGGTGTAGGAAATGATGCCTATGACATTGGACACTTCTTTGGCCACAGAGGTGGTGGTGGTAGTGCCGGTGATGTAGGTAACGTCTGCAGAAATCCAGAAGACAATGATGATGACACATCAAAAGGAGCAGGGATTACTTCTCCTAACATCGTAGATCAGCCTTTTGGAGATACTTATGATATTGACTTTGTTGCTCATGAAATAGGACACCAGTTTGGGGCAGCTCACACTATGTCTATTGCTCTTCACGGAGCTCACATGGAACCAGGTTCAGGTTCTACCATTATGGGGTATGCAGGGATCACGAACTATAATGTTCAAATGAATTCTGATGCTTACTTCCATACGAAGAATATTGAAGAGGTAGCTGAATATACTAATTTTGTAACTTGTGGTACGATCACTCCTGTTGCCAATACACCACCTGTAATACAGCCAATGGCGAGCAGAATGATTCCAAAAGGTACCCCTTTTCTTTTAACTGCTTCTGCAACAGATGCACAAAACGATCCTATAACCTATACATGGGAACAGTATGATCTTACAGCAAGTGCATTTGGACCTGTAAATGCCTCCAGAAATAACGGGGCTAATTTCAGATCAATCATGCCTACTACTTCCCCTACACGTTATTTCCCTAAGTTATCAAATGTTCTTAACAATACTCCAAGCAGCACATCTTGGGAAACGGTATCCAATGTACCGAGAACGTTAAACTTCAAAGTAACAGCAAGAGATAATAATCCTAATTTCGATCAGCAACAGACACAAAGCAGCCTGATGAAAGTAGATGTAGGAAACGAAGGTCCTTTTAGAGTAACTTCAACTACAGTTTATAAAAATACTCCGGCGGCGATCACTTGGGATGTAGTGAATACCAATAATGCACCATACAACGTACAGAATGTTAAAATAGATTATACTATTGACAATGGTGCTACATGGACTGTTATTACTCCTTCCACTCCAAATGACGGGGCTGAACCTTTTGCATTTAATTCATTAGCAACCGGAACTTCTGTAAAGATCAGAGTAAGTGCTATTGATCATATATTCTATGCTCTAGGTACTGCCACAGTTGCTGATGCTTCAGCAGCTTGTAGTACAGCAGCTCCAACAGGAATTACAGTAACAGGGATTACAAGAAACTCTGCAAGTGTAAAATGGAATGCATTACAAGATGCTACATACTCTTTACAATACAGACCAACAGGAACAGCAACATGGACTACAGTTCCTGTAACAACAAACTCTTATAATATATCTAACCTGACTGAGGCCACTCAATATGAAGTACAAATAGCGACTAAGTGTGGTGTAGTACCTGGAGATTTCTCAGCATCTTCAGTATTTACAACAGCTTCTCTTACTAAGTGTACTCCTACAGTAGCTGGAAATAATGGAGCAGGTGGAAACTTTAACCTTGCCGGATTCATTTCCAATGTTACAGTAACCGGTGCAGGAATGAACCCTGTTTCAAATACTTCTGCTGCGTCTATATATACTGATTATACTACAGATCCTTCCAAGTTGATTACCCTTAAAGCAGGAACTGCTGGAAACTCAATCAGCATCACTAAATCATGGCCTACAGCTAGTCAATATTATAGTGGAGTAACGGCATGGATTGATTTCAACAGAGATGGATTCTTCTCTTCTACTGAAATGATCTATTCTAGTGAAGCTAATTCGCTTCCTCTTGCATCCGGAACATTCCCAGTACCAGCAGATGCTTATACCGGAGGAAATGTAATGATGAGAGTTGCCTATTCATATGCTCAAGCGCCTAGCAGTGCATGTAGCAATGTTCAGTATGGTGAATTTGAAGATTACCCTGTAAATATTCAGGCACAGCTTTCTACAAACGATGTAGTAAAAGACAAAGCTTCTATCCAGATCTATCCTAACCCGGTAACTGATGTATTGAATGTAACTCAGATTTCTTCTAAAGCTACATTTAGCATTACGAATATGGTAGGTCAGAAAGTAATGAGCGGCCAGATCTCAGATAATAAGATCTCCGTTTCAAGACTGAGCACTGGAGCTTATATTATTTCAATTGAAGATAAGGGAACCACTTCAAATCTGAAATTCGTTAAAAAATAA
- the tatC gene encoding twin-arginine translocase subunit TatC, producing the protein MDNNKDMSFLGHIGELRGHLVRSIIAIIVAALVVGFNINWIMDHIFFGPTRNDFPTFKIVNHFSRMILGEDSIHLPKDFPVRVQRLYQQFNVMMAVSVFGGMVAAFPYIVWELWRFISPALHPNERKNSVYIINAVWMLFMTGVLCGYFLILPFAVNFGVLFKISDIIVPLYDLSDYTTLFLQVVLGMGVIFLFPILIYFLTSIGILTPMFMKTYRRHAIVLIMVVAAIITPADVLSMLMAAFPLLILYEFSIMMCTFTYKKVQKNNGTLPAVQK; encoded by the coding sequence ATGGACAATAACAAAGACATGTCCTTTTTGGGACATATTGGAGAATTAAGAGGACATTTGGTCCGTTCGATTATTGCTATCATCGTTGCAGCCTTAGTGGTTGGTTTCAATATCAACTGGATCATGGACCATATCTTTTTCGGCCCCACAAGAAATGATTTCCCTACTTTCAAAATTGTTAATCATTTTTCAAGGATGATTTTAGGAGAAGACAGCATCCATCTTCCGAAGGATTTTCCTGTACGTGTACAAAGATTATATCAGCAGTTCAATGTGATGATGGCTGTTTCCGTTTTTGGTGGAATGGTGGCTGCATTTCCTTATATCGTTTGGGAGCTATGGAGATTTATCAGCCCAGCCTTACACCCGAATGAGAGAAAAAACTCAGTTTATATCATTAATGCGGTATGGATGCTTTTTATGACCGGAGTTTTATGCGGGTATTTTTTGATTCTTCCTTTTGCGGTTAACTTTGGAGTACTCTTTAAAATTTCGGACATTATTGTTCCTCTCTATGATCTGAGTGATTATACTACATTATTTTTACAAGTAGTACTAGGTATGGGAGTTATTTTTCTATTTCCTATTCTGATCTATTTCCTTACCAGCATCGGAATTCTTACTCCTATGTTCATGAAAACTTACCGTCGTCATGCCATTGTACTAATTATGGTAGTTGCCGCAATTATTACACCGGCAGATGTATTAAGTATGCTGATGGCAGCTTTCCCATTACTGATCTTATATGAATTCAGTATCATGATGTGTACCTTCACTTATAAAAAAGTACAGAAAAACAATGGAACCCTTCCTGCGGTACAGAAGTAA
- a CDS encoding type 1 glutamine amidotransferase domain-containing protein: MNKKALIVVTSVEKYPNMERATGLWLGEAVHFYEKLAEKGYEIDFVSPKGGYTPLDPISLQMFVQPVDWKYYADETFRNKLGNTLQPKDINSDDYNVIYYAGGHGVVWDFPDNIELQEIARSIYENGGIVSSVCHGAVGLFNIKLSNGELLIEGKTVTGFSNAEEIAAELADHMPYLTEDVLKSKGAHYVKADQDFVPFAVADGNLVTGQNPQSGAAVAEKVLEILKNNL, encoded by the coding sequence ATGAATAAGAAAGCATTAATCGTAGTGACAAGTGTGGAAAAATATCCTAATATGGAAAGAGCAACAGGCTTATGGCTGGGTGAAGCTGTTCATTTTTATGAAAAACTGGCAGAAAAAGGCTATGAAATTGATTTTGTAAGTCCGAAAGGAGGGTATACCCCACTCGATCCTATTTCTCTCCAGATGTTTGTACAGCCTGTAGACTGGAAATATTATGCTGATGAGACCTTCAGAAATAAATTAGGTAATACTTTACAACCAAAAGATATTAATTCTGATGATTATAATGTCATTTATTATGCAGGCGGGCACGGTGTAGTTTGGGACTTTCCGGACAATATAGAATTACAGGAAATAGCCCGCAGTATTTATGAAAATGGAGGTATTGTATCTTCAGTATGTCATGGAGCTGTAGGACTTTTTAATATTAAACTTTCGAACGGAGAACTCCTTATTGAAGGAAAAACAGTAACCGGCTTCTCCAATGCAGAAGAAATTGCCGCTGAACTGGCTGATCATATGCCTTATCTCACAGAAGATGTACTGAAAAGCAAAGGAGCACACTATGTAAAAGCAGATCAGGATTTTGTCCCTTTTGCAGTGGCTGACGGAAATCTGGTGACAGGGCAAAATCCTCAATCCGGAGCAGCAGTAGCAGAAAAAGTATTGGAGATTCTAAAAAATAATCTTTAA
- a CDS encoding Crp/Fnr family transcriptional regulator: MHHFLKEHIQEIITLSDDEFEIVQNLFVKKRFRKRQFLVQEHQPVHEIFLIEKGILKSSFIDHTGKEHILQFAASNWWISDFAGFFKQETSSLAVDCIEDTEVFAISYENLNILCSTVPAIEHFFRVKSNFGYVALQQRILSLMSKSAKERYEDFIKQYPGFIDHIPKQLIASYLGVSRETLSRLY, translated from the coding sequence ATGCACCATTTTCTAAAAGAACATATTCAGGAAATTATCACCCTTTCGGATGATGAATTTGAGATCGTTCAAAATCTTTTTGTAAAAAAGAGATTCCGGAAAAGACAGTTCCTCGTACAGGAACATCAGCCTGTACATGAAATTTTTCTGATAGAGAAAGGCATCCTTAAAAGCAGCTTTATAGATCATACAGGAAAAGAACATATTCTTCAATTCGCAGCATCTAACTGGTGGATTTCAGATTTTGCAGGATTTTTCAAACAGGAAACCTCATCACTTGCAGTGGATTGCATTGAAGATACAGAAGTGTTTGCAATATCTTATGAAAATCTGAATATCCTTTGCTCAACAGTGCCGGCCATAGAACATTTCTTCAGGGTAAAGTCTAATTTCGGGTATGTAGCTTTACAACAAAGAATTCTATCTTTAATGAGTAAATCTGCCAAAGAACGCTATGAAGACTTTATAAAACAATATCCCGGTTTTATAGATCACATTCCGAAACAGCTTATTGCAAGCTATCTAGGAGTCTCAAGAGAAACATTAAGTAGATTATATTAA
- a CDS encoding KpsF/GutQ family sugar-phosphate isomerase — MDRTSIISIAKSTLEIEISELEKLKNRIGDPFAQAVEIIHSAKGKLIVVGIGKSAHVGNKIVATLNSTGTPSQFLHASEAIHGDLGVIQKQDVVLCISNSGNSPEIANLVPYLKDYSSALIGMTGNRSSKLAEFSEIILDTHVDVEACPNKLAPTSSTTIQMALGDALAVALMELNDFKANDFAKFHPGGSLGKNLTSKVEQFLSSQKPQVSEEATIRDVIISISASSHGITVVTNEDQIVGVITDGDLRRMLMKGEDITKVLAKNIMSANPRTIEKGALAKEAMKVLKENNIGQLVVTENGKYFGIIDLHKLLDEGIN, encoded by the coding sequence ATGGATAGAACCAGCATTATATCAATTGCTAAAAGCACTCTAGAAATTGAAATTTCAGAATTAGAAAAATTAAAAAACAGAATTGGTGACCCATTTGCCCAGGCTGTAGAAATTATTCACTCTGCCAAAGGGAAATTAATTGTTGTAGGAATCGGAAAATCAGCTCACGTGGGTAATAAAATTGTTGCTACTCTGAATTCTACGGGTACCCCATCTCAATTTTTGCATGCTTCAGAAGCCATTCACGGAGATCTGGGAGTGATACAGAAACAGGATGTAGTGCTTTGTATCTCCAATTCCGGAAACTCTCCCGAAATAGCAAACCTTGTCCCTTATTTAAAGGATTATTCTTCCGCATTGATCGGAATGACAGGAAACAGAAGCAGTAAACTGGCTGAATTTTCAGAAATTATTCTGGATACCCATGTTGATGTAGAAGCTTGCCCTAATAAACTGGCTCCTACAAGTTCTACTACCATTCAAATGGCACTGGGAGATGCTCTTGCAGTTGCTTTAATGGAGCTGAACGATTTCAAGGCGAATGATTTTGCCAAATTCCATCCTGGAGGAAGCTTAGGAAAAAACCTGACTTCTAAGGTTGAACAGTTTCTTTCTTCACAAAAACCTCAGGTATCTGAAGAGGCTACCATTAGAGATGTTATTATTTCCATCAGTGCATCAAGCCACGGAATTACTGTTGTTACCAATGAAGATCAGATCGTAGGAGTAATTACAGACGGGGATTTAAGAAGAATGCTGATGAAAGGAGAAGATATTACTAAAGTTCTTGCAAAAAATATAATGTCTGCCAACCCAAGAACGATTGAAAAGGGCGCTCTTGCCAAAGAAGCAATGAAGGTTTTAAAAGAAAATAATATCGGTCAGCTTGTAGTGACTGAGAACGGAAAGTATTTTGGGATCATTGATCTGCATAAATTGCTTGATGAGGGTATCAACTAG
- the recQ gene encoding DNA helicase RecQ, translating to MSAKKANLSGELKKYFGFSTFKGQQEQIIENLLNGKDIFVLMPTGGGKSLCYQLPALISEGTAIVVSPLIALMKNQVDAVNGLSSDDGVAHVLNSSLNKTQTKQVFDDIKSGKTKLLYVAPESLIKDDYLDFLKEVKISFFAIDEAHCISEWGHDFRPEYRNLKQIIDKIANVPVIALTATATPKVQDDIQKTLGMTNALVFKESFNRPNLYYEVTPKINIDKEIVKFINQHKGKSGIVYCLSRRKVEEFAQLLQVNGINALPYHAGLDQKVRVANQDKFLMEEVDVIVATIAFGMGIDKPDVRFVIHYDFPKSLESYYQETGRAGRDGGEGHCLAFYDPKDIEKLEKFLAQKPVSEREIGLQLLNEVVGYAETSMSRRQYILYYFGESFDPVKGDGAKMCDNSSNPPKLKDATSDLAKVLELINDTGEKFKAKDLISVIVGKETAVTKSYKLEQNPHFGFGKEEKDNYWKTILRQATVQNFLQKDIETYGVLKIEEKGRNVLAGKSKDVFLIAEDREFDLTQAKADSDQLQQQAGGGLDQKLFTLLKELRKKVAKKHGIPPYTVFMDPSLEDMTVQYPITIDEINKIYGVGEGKAKKYGKEFADYIKTYVEDNNIERTQDMVLKQVANKSSHKVFIIQSTDKKIDLEDIARAKNLSMDELLKEMERIVYQGTKLNIDYYIEDNFDEDIVDGFMEFMNESESDSMKILLDEFGDELSDEEVRMLRIKFISDVAN from the coding sequence ATGAGCGCAAAAAAAGCCAATTTATCAGGCGAATTGAAAAAGTATTTTGGGTTTTCTACATTTAAGGGACAACAGGAACAGATCATAGAAAACCTACTGAATGGGAAAGATATATTTGTTTTGATGCCTACAGGTGGTGGTAAATCATTATGTTATCAGCTTCCGGCACTTATTTCGGAGGGAACGGCAATCGTTGTTTCACCTTTAATAGCGTTAATGAAGAATCAGGTGGATGCCGTTAACGGGCTTTCTTCTGATGACGGAGTAGCGCATGTATTAAATTCATCATTAAACAAGACACAGACAAAGCAGGTTTTTGACGATATCAAAAGCGGCAAGACCAAACTTTTGTATGTAGCTCCTGAATCATTAATTAAAGATGATTATCTGGACTTTTTGAAAGAAGTTAAGATTTCTTTCTTTGCTATTGATGAGGCACACTGTATTTCAGAGTGGGGACATGATTTCAGACCGGAATACAGGAATCTTAAACAAATTATTGATAAGATCGCCAATGTACCGGTGATCGCTCTTACGGCTACAGCTACGCCGAAGGTGCAGGATGATATTCAGAAAACACTGGGGATGACCAATGCTTTGGTCTTTAAGGAAAGTTTTAACCGTCCGAACTTATATTATGAGGTAACTCCTAAAATTAATATAGATAAAGAGATCGTTAAATTTATCAATCAGCATAAAGGAAAATCAGGGATTGTCTATTGTCTGAGCAGAAGAAAGGTGGAAGAATTTGCCCAGCTTTTGCAGGTCAATGGAATTAATGCACTGCCTTACCATGCCGGACTTGATCAGAAGGTGAGAGTAGCCAATCAGGATAAATTTCTGATGGAAGAGGTAGATGTTATTGTAGCAACCATCGCTTTCGGGATGGGAATTGATAAACCAGATGTACGTTTTGTGATTCACTATGATTTCCCGAAATCATTGGAAAGCTACTATCAGGAAACGGGAAGAGCAGGAAGAGATGGTGGAGAAGGGCATTGCCTGGCTTTTTATGATCCTAAAGATATTGAAAAACTGGAAAAATTCCTGGCTCAAAAGCCTGTATCTGAAAGAGAAATCGGATTACAGCTCCTCAATGAAGTAGTAGGTTATGCTGAAACTTCAATGAGCAGGAGACAATATATTCTTTATTATTTTGGAGAAAGCTTTGATCCTGTGAAAGGTGATGGAGCTAAAATGTGTGACAACTCATCCAATCCTCCGAAACTGAAAGATGCTACTTCTGATTTAGCGAAGGTTCTTGAGCTGATTAATGATACGGGAGAAAAATTCAAAGCAAAAGATCTGATCTCTGTTATTGTTGGAAAAGAAACGGCTGTTACCAAATCTTATAAACTTGAGCAGAATCCTCATTTCGGTTTTGGAAAAGAAGAAAAAGACAACTATTGGAAAACCATTTTGAGACAGGCAACCGTTCAGAATTTCTTACAGAAAGATATTGAAACCTATGGTGTTTTAAAGATCGAAGAAAAAGGAAGGAATGTATTGGCTGGTAAATCTAAAGATGTTTTCTTAATCGCTGAAGACAGAGAATTTGATCTTACACAAGCTAAGGCAGATAGTGACCAGCTGCAACAACAGGCAGGCGGAGGTTTAGATCAAAAACTGTTTACCCTATTAAAGGAACTAAGGAAAAAAGTAGCCAAAAAACATGGAATCCCGCCTTATACGGTATTTATGGATCCAAGTTTGGAGGATATGACGGTTCAATATCCGATTACAATAGATGAAATCAACAAAATTTATGGTGTAGGAGAAGGGAAAGCCAAGAAATATGGTAAAGAATTTGCTGATTACATTAAAACTTATGTTGAAGACAATAATATAGAACGTACTCAGGATATGGTATTGAAACAGGTGGCCAATAAATCCAGCCATAAGGTTTTCATTATCCAGAGTACTGATAAAAAGATTGATCTTGAAGACATTGCAAGAGCCAAGAATCTTTCCATGGATGAACTTTTAAAAGAAATGGAAAGAATCGTGTACCAGGGAACCAAATTAAACATCGATTATTATATTGAAGATAATTTTGATGAAGATATTGTAGATGGTTTTATGGAGTTTATGAATGAATCTGAAAGTGACAGTATGAAGATTTTATTGGATGAATTCGGAGACGAATTGTCTGATGAAGAGGTAAGAATGCTGAGAATTAAATTCATCAGTGATGTTGCCAACTAA